A genomic window from Acinetobacter lwoffii includes:
- a CDS encoding alpha/beta fold hydrolase, protein MKVIFIHGMNQQHHSAASIRQRWLHILQKGIRKHRHDARFSYLRRHIHIPFYGDLLSHYNVRNILNAGTLMPQQWPSFRFRQPVHPQLPAPVPRPGWRKPVISDLPQLHLNGPMDFKQKFKFITTLSKNVALRDFVLLLNYFPSLHRSLLQKFLIETYLYLDNPAFMKEVHERIARQLNGRKPCIVIAHSLGSVIAYNYLIQHPELNVQRFITLGSPLAFQVIQSHLPQPIVRPAAITGDWINFYSTDDFLTAFPLTQPPFQFQPAIINHGIRTHIHRPHDITGYLLHPQVVEAILELLKNPA, encoded by the coding sequence ATACTTCAAAAAGGCATTCGCAAACACCGTCATGATGCCAGATTCAGTTATTTACGACGTCACATTCACATTCCATTTTATGGAGACTTACTTTCACACTATAACGTTCGCAACATCCTGAATGCTGGAACCTTGATGCCCCAGCAATGGCCCAGCTTTCGTTTCCGTCAACCTGTCCATCCTCAGCTTCCTGCACCCGTTCCACGTCCTGGCTGGCGCAAGCCCGTGATTTCCGATCTTCCCCAGCTTCATTTGAATGGCCCGATGGATTTTAAACAGAAATTCAAATTTATTACCACGCTAAGCAAAAATGTTGCACTGCGCGACTTTGTATTGTTGCTGAATTATTTTCCCAGTCTGCATCGGAGCCTGCTTCAAAAATTTCTGATTGAAACCTATCTGTATCTCGACAATCCTGCTTTCATGAAGGAAGTTCATGAGCGAATTGCCCGGCAATTGAATGGTCGCAAACCTTGTATTGTGATTGCTCATTCTCTGGGCAGTGTGATTGCCTATAATTATCTTATTCAGCATCCTGAACTGAACGTACAGCGTTTTATTACTTTAGGATCGCCATTAGCCTTTCAGGTGATCCAGTCACATTTACCGCAACCCATTGTACGACCTGCAGCAATTACAGGCGACTGGATAAATTTTTATTCAACTGATGATTTTCTTACCGCCTTTCCTCTTACACAACCGCCATTTCAGTTTCAACCCGCAATTATTAACCACGGCATTCGTACCCATATTCACCGCCCGCATGATATTACCGGCTATTTACTCCATCCGCAGGTAGTAGAAGCAATTCTGGAATTGCTTAAAAATCCAGCTTAA